One part of the Arabidopsis thaliana chromosome 1 sequence genome encodes these proteins:
- the CPK29 gene encoding calcium-dependent protein kinase 29 (calcium-dependent protein kinase 29 (CPK29); FUNCTIONS IN: in 6 functions; INVOLVED IN: protein amino acid phosphorylation; LOCATED IN: nucleus, plasma membrane, cytoplasm; EXPRESSED IN: 23 plant structures; EXPRESSED DURING: 13 growth stages; CONTAINS InterPro DOMAIN/s: Protein kinase, ATP binding site (InterPro:IPR017441), EF-Hand 1, calcium-binding site (InterPro:IPR018247), Serine/threonine-protein kinase domain (InterPro:IPR002290), Calcium-binding EF-hand (InterPro:IPR002048), EF-hand-like domain (InterPro:IPR011992), EF-hand (InterPro:IPR018248), Serine/threonine-protein kinase-like domain (InterPro:IPR017442), Serine/threonine-protein kinase, active site (InterPro:IPR008271), Protein kinase-like domain (InterPro:IPR011009), Protein kinase, catalytic domain (InterPro:IPR000719), EF-HAND 2 (InterPro:IPR018249), Calcium-dependent protein kinase (InterPro:IPR020642), Tyrosine-protein kinase, catalytic domain (InterPro:IPR020635), Calcium/calmodulin-dependent protein kinase-like (InterPro:IPR020636); BEST Arabidopsis thaliana protein match is: calcium-dependent protein kinase 21 (TAIR:AT4G04720.1); Has 142530 Blast hits to 132137 proteins in 3984 species: Archae - 133; Bacteria - 14530; Metazoa - 52901; Fungi - 18639; Plants - 31038; Viruses - 504; Other Eukaryotes - 24785 (source: NCBI BLink).) produces the protein MLQNQHKTTKNQRNKNIGTKYFLRKKIMGFCFSKFGKSQTHEIPISSSSDSSPPHHYQPLPKPTVSQGQTSNPTSNPQPKPKPAPPPPPSTSSGSQIGPILNRPMIDLSALYDLHKELGRGQFGITYKCTDKSNGREYACKSISKRKLIRRKDIEDVRREVMILQHLTGQPNIVEFRGAYEDKDNLHLVMELCSGGELFDRIIKKGSYSEKEAANIFRQIVNVVHVCHFMGVVHRDLKPENFLLVSNEEDSPIKATDFGLSVFIEEGKVYRDIVGSAYYVAPEVLHRNYGKEIDVWSAGVMLYILLSGVPPFWGETEKTIFEAILEGKLDLETSPWPTISESAKDLIRKMLIRDPKKRITAAEALEHPWMTDTKISDKPINSAVLVRMKQFRAMNKLKKLALKVIAENLSEEEIKGLKQTFKNMDTDESGTITFDELRNGLHRLGSKLTESEIKQLMEAADVDKSGTIDYIEFVTATMHRHRLEKEENLIEAFKYFDKDRSGFITRDELKHSMTEYGMGDDATIDEVINDVDTDNDGRINYEEFVAMMRKGTTDSDPKLIR, from the exons ATGcttcaaaaccaacataaAACGACCAAAAaccagagaaacaaaaacattggaacaaaatattttcttagaaaaaaaattatgggaTTTTGCTTCTCCAAATTTGGCAAATCACAAACACATGAGATCCcaatctcttcctcttccgaTTCAAGCCCTCCTCATCACTACCAACCTCTCCCTAAACCAACTGTTTCTCAAGGTCAAACCAGTAATCCCACCTCCAATCCTCagcccaaacccaaacccgctcctcctcctcctccgtcaACATCCTCCGGTTCACAAATCGGTCCAATCCTAAACCGACCAATGATCGATCTCTCAGCTCTCTACGACCTCCACAAAGAACTCGGCCGTGGCCAATTCGGAATCACTTACAAATGCACGGACAAATCCAACGGTCGAGAATACGCCTGCAAATCCATCTCAAAACGTAAACTCATACGTCGCAAAGACATCGAAGACGTGAGACGTGAGGTCATGATCTTGCAACACCTTACTGGTCAACCAAACATAGTCGAGTTTCGAGGCGCGTATGAAGACAAAGACAATCTTCATTTGGTTATGGAGCTCTGTTCTGGAGGAGAGCTTTTTGATCGTATTATCAAGAAAGGAAGTTACTCTGAGAAAGAAGCTGCTAATATCTTCAGACAGATCGTTAATGTTGTTCATGTTTGTCACTTCATGGGCGTTGTTCATAGAGACTTAAAGCCTGAGAATTTCTTGCTTGTTAGTAACGAAGAAGATTCTCCAATCAAAGCAACAGATTTTGGACTCTCTGTTTTCATCGAAGAAG GTAAAGTGTATAGAGATATAGTTGGGAGCGCATACTACGTTGCACCTGAAGTTCTACATCGAAACTACGGGAAAGAAATCGATGTATGGAGCGCGGGTGTTATGCTTTACATTCTTCTCAGTGGTGTTCCTCCATTTTGGGGAG AGACCGAGAAGACTATATTTGAGGCGATCTTAGAAGGAAAGCTGGATCTTGAAACTTCTCCTTGGCCTACTATATCGGAAAGCGCAAAAGATTTGATAAGAAAGATGTTGATAAGAGATCCTAAAAAAAGGATAACCGCAGCTGAAGCACTTG agcatccATGGATGACAGACACCAAAATTTCTGATAAACCAATCAATAGTGCTGTTCTTGTTAGGATGAAGCAATTCCGCGCGATGAACAAGCTCAAGAAACTTGCCTTGAAG GTGATAGCGGAAAACTTATCGGAAGAAGAGATAAAAGGATTAAAGCAAACGTTTAAGAACATGGATACAGATGAAAGTGGCACCATCACTTTTGATGAACTAAGAAACGGGTTACATCGTCTTGGATCTAAGCTTACGGAGTCTGAAATCAAACAACTCATGGAAgct GCTGATGTGGACAAAAGTGGGACGATTGATTACATTGAGTTTGTAACTGCAACAATGCATCGTCATAgattggagaaagaagagaatttgATAGAAGCATTTAAATACTTCGACAAAGACAGAAGCGG TTTTATCACAAGGGACGAGCTTAAACACTCCATGACTGAGTATGGCATGGGTGATGATGCGACCATAGATGAAGTTATCAATGATGTTGATACCGacaat GATGGGAGGATAAACTACGAGGAATTTGTGGCGATGATGAGGAAAGGAACTACAGATTCAGATCCAAAGCTGATCAGATGA
- the EMB1793 gene encoding LYR family of Fe/S cluster biogenesis protein (EMBRYO DEFECTIVE 1793 (EMB1793); FUNCTIONS IN: catalytic activity; LOCATED IN: mitochondrion; EXPRESSED IN: 24 plant structures; EXPRESSED DURING: 14 growth stages; CONTAINS InterPro DOMAIN/s: Complex 1 LYR protein (InterPro:IPR008011); Has 47 Blast hits to 47 proteins in 26 species: Archae - 0; Bacteria - 0; Metazoa - 0; Fungi - 0; Plants - 34; Viruses - 0; Other Eukaryotes - 13 (source: NCBI BLink).): MMAAKLQKWRNLAGRLDLMNRSGAVSTRRFLHEGPDTVEELLERHLAKKEKPIIDHDEAEFLNRRRLTSTRREALSLYRDILRATRFFTWIDSRGNLWRDVLRENARKEFEAARFETDPEVITRLLIGGSDAVSSALDKLAEKQREMIEKQRRGDQR; encoded by the coding sequence ATGATGGCTGCGAAGCTTCAGAAATGGCGAAATCTGGCAGGTCGTCTAGATCTGATGAATCGGAGCGGCGCTGTGTCGACGAGGCGGTTCCTGCACGAAGGTCCAGATACCGTGGAGGAGCTTCTCGAAAGACATCTAgcgaagaaagagaaaccaatAATCGATCACGATGAGGCTGAGTTTCTGAATAGACGGCGTCTGACGAGCACGCGCCGGGAAGCGTTGAGTTTGTACAGAGACATATTACGAGCGACTCGGTTCTTCACGTGGATTGATTCCAGGGGAAATTTATGGAGGGACGTGTTGAGAGAGAACGCGAGGAAGGAGTTTGAAGCGGCGCGATTTGAGACGGATCCGGAGGTTATCACAAGGCTTCTGATAGGTGGAAGCGACGCCGTTTCGTCTGCTTTAGATAAGCTTGCGGAGAAGCAAAGAGAGATGATTGAGAAACAACGCCGTGGTGATCAACGCTGA
- a CDS encoding Pseudouridine synthase family protein (Pseudouridine synthase family protein; FUNCTIONS IN: pseudouridine synthase activity; INVOLVED IN: pseudouridine synthesis, RNA modification; LOCATED IN: chloroplast; EXPRESSED IN: shoot, leaf lamina base, stem, embryo, leaf whorl; EXPRESSED DURING: D bilateral stage; CONTAINS InterPro DOMAIN/s: Pseudouridine synthase, catalytic domain (InterPro:IPR020103), Pseudouridine synthase, RsuA and RluB/C/D/E/F (InterPro:IPR006145), Pseudouridine synthase, RluC/RluD, conserved site (InterPro:IPR006224), RNA-binding S4 (InterPro:IPR002942); Has 15192 Blast hits to 15192 proteins in 2580 species: Archae - 12; Bacteria - 11504; Metazoa - 97; Fungi - 82; Plants - 90; Viruses - 0; Other Eukaryotes - 3407 (source: NCBI BLink).), with protein sequence MLSISQLPSFSLTTAKSLRYPSSPSSSLSIFFSFFPKVSNFVRASSGIPNLVACSPTEIIIPRVNNAGLRIEEIVDAAKGKIRLDSWISSRINGVSRARVQSSIRLGLVTVNGRVVDKVSHNVKSGDEVNCTISELQPLKAEAEDIPLDIVYEDKHVLVVNKPAHMVVHPAPGNPTGTLVNGILHHCSLPCVDYSNSEEDDDSDEETFSDDEEMTTSPSSYAASVRPGIVHRLDKGTTGLLVVAKDEHSHAHLAEQFKLHTIERVYVSLTTGVPSPPQGRIEIPIGRDSSNRIRMAAIPGGVRGGRARHAASR encoded by the exons ATGCTCTCAATCTCGCAGCTGCCGAGTTTCTCGTTAACCACCGCCAAATCTCTTCGttatccttcttctccttcgtcgtctctctctatcttcttctccttcttccctAAGGTTTCTAATTTCGTCAGAGCAAGTTCCGGAATCCCCAATTTGGTCGCCTGTAGTCCGACAGAGATTATCATCCCCAGAGTTAATAACGCCGGACTCAGAATCGAGGAGATAGTAGACGCCGCGAAAGGCAAAATTCGTCTTGATTCATGGATCTCTTCTCGTATCAATGGCGTTAGCCGAGCTCGTGTACAGTCGAGTATACGATTGGGACTCGTTACCGTCAATGGTCGTGTCGTTGATAAG GTTTCACACAATGTCAAATCTGGTGATGAGGTTAATTGTACGATATCAGAGCTTCAACCTTTGAAAGCTGAAGCTGAAGATATACCATTAGATATAGTTTATGAAGATAAACATGTTCTTGTTGTTAACAAACCAGCTCACATG GTCGTTCATCCTGCGCCTGGGAATCCTACCGGCACGCTTGTTAATGGCATACTTCATCATTGTAGTCTTCCTTGTGTTGATTATTCGAactcagaagaagatgatgattccGATGAAGAAACATtttcagatgatgaagagatgACTACCTCTCCTAGTTCATATGCTGCTTCTGTTCGTCCTGGTATTGTTCATAGGTTGGATAAAGGCACAACTGGATTGCTCGTTGTAGCCAAG GATGAACATTCTCATGCCCATTTAGCAGAACAGTTCAAGCTACACACAATTGAGAGAGTATATGTAAGTCTTACTACTGGGGTTCCTTCTCCACCACAGGGGCGTATTGAGATACCGATTGGTCGTGATTCGAGTAATCGGATACGTATGGCTGCTATTCCTGGAGGAGTAAGGGGTGGAAGAGCCCGCCATGCTGCTAGTAGGTGA
- a CDS encoding LYR family of Fe/S cluster biogenesis protein (LYR family of Fe/S cluster biogenesis protein; CONTAINS InterPro DOMAIN/s: Complex 1 LYR protein (InterPro:IPR008011); Has 71 Blast hits to 71 proteins in 35 species: Archae - 0; Bacteria - 0; Metazoa - 35; Fungi - 10; Plants - 26; Viruses - 0; Other Eukaryotes - 0 (source: NCBI BLink).): MVQLDLQSFILRARVLKLYRQALKIAHRAPVHVRGELKQTVRQEMEKNRDCNDKQKIRYLISEGLERIKGLDEMLDMQGH; encoded by the exons ATGGTTCAATTAGATCTGCAGAGCTTTATTCTCCGGGCTCGAGTGCTTAAACTTTACCGACAAGCATTGAAGATAGCTCACAGAGCTCCTGTTCATGTTAGAG GGGAACTGAAACAGACTGTTAGGCAAGAGATGGAAAAGAACAGAGACTGCaatgacaaacaaaagattcGGTATCTGATTAGTGAAGGTTTAGAGAGAATCAAAGGACTTGATGAGATGTTGGATATGCAGGGccattaa
- the CPK29 gene encoding calcium-dependent protein kinase 29, whose protein sequence is MLQNQHKTTKNQRNKNIGTKYFLRKKIMGFCFSKFGKSQTHEIPISSSSDSSPPHHYQPLPKPTVSQGQTSNPTSNPQPKPKPAPPPPPSTSSGSQIGPILNRPMIDLSALYDLHKELGRGQFGITYKCTDKSNGREYACKSISKRKLIRRKDIEDVRREVMILQHLTGQPNIVEFRGAYEDKDNLHLVMELCSGGELFDRIIKKGSYSEKEAANIFRQIVNVVHVCHFMGVVHRDLKPENFLLVSNEEDSPIKATDFGLSVFIEEGKVYRDIVGSAYYVAPEVLHRNYGKEIDVWSAGVMLYILLSGVPPFWGETEKTIFEAILEGKLDLETSPWPTISESAKDLIRKMLIRDPKKRITAAEALEHPWMTDTKISDKPINSAVLVRMKQFRAMNKLKKLALKVIAENLSEEEIKGLKQTFKNMDTDESGTITFDELRNGLHRLGSKLTESEIKQLMEAADVDKSGTIDYIEFVTATMHRHRLEKEENLIEAFKYFDKDRSGFVFF, encoded by the exons ATGcttcaaaaccaacataaAACGACCAAAAaccagagaaacaaaaacattggaacaaaatattttcttagaaaaaaaattatgggaTTTTGCTTCTCCAAATTTGGCAAATCACAAACACATGAGATCCcaatctcttcctcttccgaTTCAAGCCCTCCTCATCACTACCAACCTCTCCCTAAACCAACTGTTTCTCAAGGTCAAACCAGTAATCCCACCTCCAATCCTCagcccaaacccaaacccgctcctcctcctcctccgtcaACATCCTCCGGTTCACAAATCGGTCCAATCCTAAACCGACCAATGATCGATCTCTCAGCTCTCTACGACCTCCACAAAGAACTCGGCCGTGGCCAATTCGGAATCACTTACAAATGCACGGACAAATCCAACGGTCGAGAATACGCCTGCAAATCCATCTCAAAACGTAAACTCATACGTCGCAAAGACATCGAAGACGTGAGACGTGAGGTCATGATCTTGCAACACCTTACTGGTCAACCAAACATAGTCGAGTTTCGAGGCGCGTATGAAGACAAAGACAATCTTCATTTGGTTATGGAGCTCTGTTCTGGAGGAGAGCTTTTTGATCGTATTATCAAGAAAGGAAGTTACTCTGAGAAAGAAGCTGCTAATATCTTCAGACAGATCGTTAATGTTGTTCATGTTTGTCACTTCATGGGCGTTGTTCATAGAGACTTAAAGCCTGAGAATTTCTTGCTTGTTAGTAACGAAGAAGATTCTCCAATCAAAGCAACAGATTTTGGACTCTCTGTTTTCATCGAAGAAG GTAAAGTGTATAGAGATATAGTTGGGAGCGCATACTACGTTGCACCTGAAGTTCTACATCGAAACTACGGGAAAGAAATCGATGTATGGAGCGCGGGTGTTATGCTTTACATTCTTCTCAGTGGTGTTCCTCCATTTTGGGGAG AGACCGAGAAGACTATATTTGAGGCGATCTTAGAAGGAAAGCTGGATCTTGAAACTTCTCCTTGGCCTACTATATCGGAAAGCGCAAAAGATTTGATAAGAAAGATGTTGATAAGAGATCCTAAAAAAAGGATAACCGCAGCTGAAGCACTTG agcatccATGGATGACAGACACCAAAATTTCTGATAAACCAATCAATAGTGCTGTTCTTGTTAGGATGAAGCAATTCCGCGCGATGAACAAGCTCAAGAAACTTGCCTTGAAG GTGATAGCGGAAAACTTATCGGAAGAAGAGATAAAAGGATTAAAGCAAACGTTTAAGAACATGGATACAGATGAAAGTGGCACCATCACTTTTGATGAACTAAGAAACGGGTTACATCGTCTTGGATCTAAGCTTACGGAGTCTGAAATCAAACAACTCATGGAAgct GCTGATGTGGACAAAAGTGGGACGATTGATTACATTGAGTTTGTAACTGCAACAATGCATCGTCATAgattggagaaagaagagaatttgATAGAAGCATTTAAATACTTCGACAAAGACAGAAGCGGGTTTGTATTCTTCTAA
- the CPK29 gene encoding calcium-dependent protein kinase 29 (calcium-dependent protein kinase 29 (CPK29); FUNCTIONS IN: calmodulin-dependent protein kinase activity, protein kinase activity, kinase activity, calcium ion binding, ATP binding; INVOLVED IN: protein amino acid phosphorylation; LOCATED IN: nucleus, plasma membrane, cytoplasm; EXPRESSED IN: 23 plant structures; EXPRESSED DURING: 13 growth stages; CONTAINS InterPro DOMAIN/s: EF-Hand 1, calcium-binding site (InterPro:IPR018247), EF-hand-like domain (InterPro:IPR011992), Calcium-binding EF-hand (InterPro:IPR002048), EF-hand (InterPro:IPR018248), Serine/threonine-protein kinase-like domain (InterPro:IPR017442), Protein kinase-like domain (InterPro:IPR011009), Protein kinase, catalytic domain (InterPro:IPR000719), EF-HAND 2 (InterPro:IPR018249), Calcium-dependent protein kinase (InterPro:IPR020642), Calcium/calmodulin-dependent protein kinase-like (InterPro:IPR020636); BEST Arabidopsis thaliana protein match is: calcium-dependent protein kinase 15 (TAIR:AT4G21940.2); Has 71074 Blast hits to 61991 proteins in 2513 species: Archae - 15; Bacteria - 1854; Metazoa - 30398; Fungi - 13026; Plants - 12160; Viruses - 42; Other Eukaryotes - 13579 (source: NCBI BLink).): protein MFECILAKTLVLYFEIRTSNHLIWLIFVGKVYRDIVGSAYYVAPEVLHRNYGKEIDVWSAGVMLYILLSGVPPFWGETEKTIFEAILEGKLDLETSPWPTISESAKDLIRKMLIRDPKKRITAAEALEHPWMTDTKISDKPINSAVLVRMKQFRAMNKLKKLALKVIAENLSEEEIKGLKQTFKNMDTDESGTITFDELRNGLHRLGSKLTESEIKQLMEAADVDKSGTIDYIEFVTATMHRHRLEKEENLIEAFKYFDKDRSGFITRDELKHSMTEYGMGDDATIDEVINDVDTDNDGRINYEEFVAMMRKGTTDSDPKLIR, encoded by the exons ATGTTTGAATGCATATTAGCTAAAACTTTGGTTCTGTATTTTGAAATCCGTACAAGTAATCATCTTATATGGTTAATATTTGTAGGTAAAGTGTATAGAGATATAGTTGGGAGCGCATACTACGTTGCACCTGAAGTTCTACATCGAAACTACGGGAAAGAAATCGATGTATGGAGCGCGGGTGTTATGCTTTACATTCTTCTCAGTGGTGTTCCTCCATTTTGGGGAG AGACCGAGAAGACTATATTTGAGGCGATCTTAGAAGGAAAGCTGGATCTTGAAACTTCTCCTTGGCCTACTATATCGGAAAGCGCAAAAGATTTGATAAGAAAGATGTTGATAAGAGATCCTAAAAAAAGGATAACCGCAGCTGAAGCACTTG agcatccATGGATGACAGACACCAAAATTTCTGATAAACCAATCAATAGTGCTGTTCTTGTTAGGATGAAGCAATTCCGCGCGATGAACAAGCTCAAGAAACTTGCCTTGAAG GTGATAGCGGAAAACTTATCGGAAGAAGAGATAAAAGGATTAAAGCAAACGTTTAAGAACATGGATACAGATGAAAGTGGCACCATCACTTTTGATGAACTAAGAAACGGGTTACATCGTCTTGGATCTAAGCTTACGGAGTCTGAAATCAAACAACTCATGGAAgct GCTGATGTGGACAAAAGTGGGACGATTGATTACATTGAGTTTGTAACTGCAACAATGCATCGTCATAgattggagaaagaagagaatttgATAGAAGCATTTAAATACTTCGACAAAGACAGAAGCGG TTTTATCACAAGGGACGAGCTTAAACACTCCATGACTGAGTATGGCATGGGTGATGATGCGACCATAGATGAAGTTATCAATGATGTTGATACCGacaat GATGGGAGGATAAACTACGAGGAATTTGTGGCGATGATGAGGAAAGGAACTACAGATTCAGATCCAAAGCTGATCAGATGA
- a CDS encoding Pseudouridine synthase family protein (Pseudouridine synthase family protein; FUNCTIONS IN: pseudouridine synthase activity; INVOLVED IN: pseudouridine synthesis, RNA modification; LOCATED IN: chloroplast; EXPRESSED IN: shoot, leaf lamina base, stem, embryo, leaf whorl; EXPRESSED DURING: D bilateral stage; CONTAINS InterPro DOMAIN/s: Pseudouridine synthase, RluC/RluD (InterPro:IPR006225), Pseudouridine synthase, catalytic domain (InterPro:IPR020103), Pseudouridine synthase, RsuA and RluB/C/D/E/F (InterPro:IPR006145), Pseudouridine synthase, RluC/RluD, conserved site (InterPro:IPR006224), RNA-binding S4 (InterPro:IPR002942); BEST Arabidopsis thaliana protein match is: Pseudouridine synthase family protein (TAIR:AT3G19440.1); Has 35333 Blast hits to 34131 proteins in 2444 species: Archae - 798; Bacteria - 22429; Metazoa - 974; Fungi - 991; Plants - 531; Viruses - 0; Other Eukaryotes - 9610 (source: NCBI BLink).), with translation MLSISQLPSFSLTTAKSLRYPSSPSSSLSIFFSFFPKVSNFVRASSGIPNLVACSPTEIIIPRVNNAGLRIEEIVDAAKGKIRLDSWISSRINGVSRARVQSSIRLGLVTVNGRVVDKVSHNVKSGDEVNCTISELQPLKAEAEDIPLDIVYEDKHVLVVNKPAHMVVHPAPGNPTGTLVNGILHHCSLPCVDYSNSEEDDDSDEETFSDDEEMTTSPSSYAASVRPGIVHRLDKGTTGLLVVAKDEHSHAHLAEQFKLHTIERVYVSLTTGVPSPPQGRIEIPIGRDSSNRIRMAAIPGGVRGGRARHAASRYKVIETFAGGGSALVEWRLETGRTHQIRAHAKYMGVPLLGDEVYGGTKSMALSLLQKRVSRSDQEEIIELISRMDRPCLHAIVLGFTHPCTGEIVKFSCPPPSDLAEIVGLLRRSGL, from the exons ATGCTCTCAATCTCGCAGCTGCCGAGTTTCTCGTTAACCACCGCCAAATCTCTTCGttatccttcttctccttcgtcgtctctctctatcttcttctccttcttccctAAGGTTTCTAATTTCGTCAGAGCAAGTTCCGGAATCCCCAATTTGGTCGCCTGTAGTCCGACAGAGATTATCATCCCCAGAGTTAATAACGCCGGACTCAGAATCGAGGAGATAGTAGACGCCGCGAAAGGCAAAATTCGTCTTGATTCATGGATCTCTTCTCGTATCAATGGCGTTAGCCGAGCTCGTGTACAGTCGAGTATACGATTGGGACTCGTTACCGTCAATGGTCGTGTCGTTGATAAG GTTTCACACAATGTCAAATCTGGTGATGAGGTTAATTGTACGATATCAGAGCTTCAACCTTTGAAAGCTGAAGCTGAAGATATACCATTAGATATAGTTTATGAAGATAAACATGTTCTTGTTGTTAACAAACCAGCTCACATG GTCGTTCATCCTGCGCCTGGGAATCCTACCGGCACGCTTGTTAATGGCATACTTCATCATTGTAGTCTTCCTTGTGTTGATTATTCGAactcagaagaagatgatgattccGATGAAGAAACATtttcagatgatgaagagatgACTACCTCTCCTAGTTCATATGCTGCTTCTGTTCGTCCTGGTATTGTTCATAGGTTGGATAAAGGCACAACTGGATTGCTCGTTGTAGCCAAG GATGAACATTCTCATGCCCATTTAGCAGAACAGTTCAAGCTACACACAATTGAGAGAGTATATGTAAGTCTTACTACTGGGGTTCCTTCTCCACCACAGGGGCGTATTGAGATACCGATTGGTCGTGATTCGAGTAATCGGATACGTATGGCTGCTATTCCTGGAGGAGTAAGGGGTGGAAGAGCCCGCCATGCTGCTAGTAG GTATAAGGTAATCGAAACATTCGCTGGAGGTGGCTCTGCATTGGTTGAGTGGAGACTGGAAACCGGCCGTACTCATCAG ATACGTGCTCATGCTAAATATATGGGAGTTCCTCTATTGGGTGACGAAGTGTATGGTGGAACAAAAAGCATGGCCCTTTCTCTTTTGCAGAAAAGAGTCTCCCGCAGCGATCAAGAAGAGATCATAGAGCTTATTTCCAGAATGGATAGACCTTGCCTTCATGCTATAGTTCTCGG CTTTACACATCCGTGCACTGGGGAAATAGTAAAGTTTTCATGTCCACCGCCTTCAGATCTTGCTGAGATAGTAGGCTTGCTTCGTAGAAGCGGATTATAA